Proteins found in one Xyrauchen texanus isolate HMW12.3.18 chromosome 30, RBS_HiC_50CHRs, whole genome shotgun sequence genomic segment:
- the LOC127624385 gene encoding LOW QUALITY PROTEIN: probable G-protein coupled receptor 132 (The sequence of the model RefSeq protein was modified relative to this genomic sequence to represent the inferred CDS: inserted 1 base in 1 codon), with translation MHEFMAAESILTTMNQSVKEPCEIPFEEDRIPLMVLYIVVFVIGLPANTATVYLTLHQVCRKNVLGIYLLCLSLCDLTYLFTLPVWAVYVNRDHVWPWSSMACKVTGFVFFTNMYISIFLLCCVSIDRYVAVVYAIESRGLRQKKIAALVAFSIYMVVGLGHMPVFIMQEGNASEGSHRCFEPGHSTATVTGFNYARFCIGFCAPLAILIFTNRAIFANVQASTGLQPHQKDKVRYLAVAVVALFLICFTPYHIILLIRAITFHFPKLQAECHFEHYIYTPYKISLGLSTFNSAFNPILYVLSSNNIRKDIRSGVAALCXRVILCQRSTHSSQHNLHSSKSNSDPTKGG, from the exons CATGAATTCATGGCAGCAGAGAGCATTTTGACGACCATGAATCAGAGTGTGAAAGAGCCTTGCGAAATACCATTTGAGGAGGACCGCATTCCTTTAATGGTGCTGTACATTGTGGTTTTTGTCATCGGTCTACCAGCCAACACAGCCACCGTATACCTCACCCTCCACCAGGTCTGTCGCAAGAACGTACTCGGCATCTACCTTCTATGCCTGTCCTTGTGCGATCTCACCTACCTTTTCACGCTTCCTGTTTGGGCTGTGTATGTCAACAGAGACCATGTGTGGCCCTGGTCCTCTATGGCTTGTAAAGTTACTGGCTTTGTCTTCTTCACCAACATGTACATCAGCATTTTTCTGCTCTGCTGCGTGTCCATCGACCGCTATGTGGCGGTGGTCTATGCCATTGAATCTCGGGGTCTTCGCCAGAAAAAGATAGCCGCTCTTGTAGCTTTTTCCATCTACATGGTGGTGGGCTTGGGCCACATGCCAGTCTTTATTATGCAGGAGGGGAATGCTTCAGAGGGCAGTCACCGCTGCTTTGAGCCCGGCCACAGCACGGCAACAGTTACAGGATTCAACTACGCTCGCTTTTGCATTGGCTTTTGTGCCCCTCTAGCCATCCTGATCTTCACCAACAGGGCCATTTTTGCCAATGTGCAGGCAAGCACGGGACTCCAACCGCACCAGAAGGATAAAGTTCGCTACCTTGCTGTGGCAGTGGTGGCGCTGTTTTTGATCTGTTTCACTCCATACCACATTATATTGCTCATACGGGCCATTACCTTCCATTTCCCCAAGCTGCAGGCTGAATGTCACTTTGAACATTACATCTACACGCCCTACAAAATCTCTCTGGGCCTGTCCACGTTCAACAGTGCCTTTAACCCCATTCTCTATGTGCTCTCCAGCAATAATATCCGTAAGGATATCAGAAGTGGCGTGGCAGCACTGT AACGAGTCATCTTGTGTCAGCGTTCAACACACAGTAGCCAGCACAACCTGCACAGTTCCAAAAGCAATTCAGACCCCACAAAGGGGGGATGA